The Candidatus Binataceae bacterium sequence GAGAACTCCGCGAGGAATCCCGGGCTATTGAGGCTTCAAAGTACCGCCCTGCCTCGCATTGTTGGCATCCTCACTCAGTCCGCTTTACGCACCCCGCACGGCGCGCAATTCTGATTCGATGGCCGACTCCGCGCAGAGCGAGGCACACGTCGAGGGCACCCTCGACCACGTCCTCTACGTCAATGATGAGAACGGCTACGCGGTCGCGGTCATCAAGACCTATGCCGAGCACGGCGATACGAAGAGCGTAACGATCGTCGGCAATTTTGCGGGCCTCGAAATCGGCTCGGGCATCCGCGCCCGCGGCCGCTTCGAGAAACATCCGCGCTTCGGTGAGCAGTTCAAGGTCGAGGACTTCGAGACCCTCCGCCCAGCCGGAGTGTTCGCACTCGAACGCTACCTCGCCTCCGAAATCCACGGAGTAGGTCCCGCGCTCGCGCGGAGAATCGCCGAACACTTCGGTGAAGAGCTGCGCGAAATTCTCGACAACACTCCCGAGCGCGTGCGCGAGGTGGCCGGCGTGGGCCGGGTCGTCGCCAGCCGCATCGTCGCCGCATGGAAAGACTCCTCGGGCCTGCGCGAACTCACCGTGTTCCTGCGCGGCCATGGCATCGCGGCGGCGCACGCCCGCCGCATCCACAAACGCTACGGCAAGGACTCCCTCGATGTCGTCCGGCGCGACCCCTACGTACTTGCCCGCACCATCCATGGCATCGGATTTCGCACCGCGGATGTAGTTGCCGAGAAACTCGGGATTCCCAAAAATTCCATCGAGCGCGCACGCGCAGCGATCTTGTACCTGCTTGAACGGATGGCTGACGAAGGTCACGTCTATACCGCCCGCGAATACCTCGAAGGGCAGTTTCAGTCCGCTCTCGAGATGGATGCCGATCTCGTCCCGCGCGCGCTCGAGGAGCTGGCCGCCGCCGGCGACGTCGTTGTCGAAGATGCCGACGAATACACCGCCGTCTATCTCGCGCGTCTGCATGCGGCTGAAGAGAACGTCACCCGGCGGCTGCGCGCTCTTACCGCCGGCCGCCCGATGAGTGCGCAAGTCGCAGAGCGCGCGCTCAAGAAGGCCGCGGCCGCGGGCGGTATCACGCTTTCCAGCGAGCAGATGCGCGCCGTGCAGACGGCGCTCTCCAGTGCGGTGACGGTGATCACCGGAGGCCCGGGCACCGGCAAGACGACGATCCTCAGATCCCTCCTCGTCGCATTGGCCGATGCGGGCCTCAAGCCGACTCTCGCCGCTCCCACCGGGCGCGCCTCACGACGGCTCCAGGATGCGACGGGCCGCGATGCGCGCACGATCCATCGGTTGCTCGAATACTCGCCCGAGACCGGAGGCTTCGTGCGCGGCGAGAATTTTCCGCTGCGCACCAACTACCTGATCATCGATGAAGCCTCGATGATGGATGTCGAGCTGGCGTCGAGCCTCCTCTCCGCGCTGGTGCCGAATTGTTCGCTGGTACTGGTGGGCGACAAGGATCAGTTGCCGTCGGTCGGTCCGGGCAGCGTGCTCAAGGATGTAATCGCGTCGGATCTCGTTCCGGTCGTGCAGCTTCGCGAGGTTTACCGGCAGGCGCGCGAAAGCCGCATCGTCGCCAACGCGCACGGCCTCAACAAGGGCTACTTCCCCGACGTCTCCAACGATCCCGAGGGCGACTTCTTTTTCTTCGAGCGCGCGTCTCCCGACGAAGTGCTTGCAACGATCAAGCAGCTCGTCGGCGAGCGCCTGGTCGGCAAGTTCGGCATCCGCGGTCCGGCGGATATCCAGGTGCTGACCCCGATGAATCGCGGCCCCCTCGGGACCCACGCGCTCAATCGCGAGCTGCAGCAGTTGCTGAACCCGGCGGGACGCGGAATTCGCGCGGGCGATCGCGATATTCGCGAAGGCGATCGCGTTATCCAGCTTCGCAACGACTATGAGAAGGCGATCTTTAACGGCTCTATCGGCAAAGTCTTGTCGGTGGATACCGAGAAGGGCAAGGTCGGTGTCGCGTTCGAGGAAGGACATGCCGACTACGATCAGTCCGAGCTCGATGAACTGGGACTCGGCTACGCCATCTCAGTGCACAAGAGCCAGGGCAGCCAATACCCCGCCGTGATCGTGCCGGTGCATCCGAGCCACTACCTGATGCTCCGGCGCAACCTGCTCTATACCGCAATCACCCGCGCCGAGCGCGTCTGCGTGCTGGTCGGCACCAAGCCCGCGCTCCAGCAGGCTGTGCGCAACCAGGACGAACGCCGCCGCGCCACCCGCCTCGCAGAGCGCCTGCGCATCAATTGAGCGAGCGTTGGTCCTCTGTGTAGACAGTGCTATAGTCGTGTCTACACAGGTAGATCGATGCCGCTCAATATCAGGAACGAGAAAGTAAATCGCCTCGCTACGAAGCTGGCGGCGCGTAAGCGGCTGAGCAAGACTGAAGCCGTGAAGTTGGCGCTTGAAAATGAACTGCGTCGCTCTGAGAGAGACTCCCTGAAACAGCGAATTCGGCCTCTGCAGGAGAGGGTTCGGGCCTGGCCCGCCACCGGTCTCGAAGCAGATAAGGCTTTCTACGACGAGTTGGAAGAAGAGGGATGATTTTCCTCGATGCTTCCGCGATCGTCGCGATACTGGCCGAGGAAGCCGAGTCCGATATGTTGCTCGATTCATTGGAACAGGATCTATCTCGTAACACTTCTCCACTGGCAGTCTTCGAGGCAGTCGCGGCTCTGGCTCGCAAACGCCGGGTTGCCGTCGAGCAAGCAGAAGCGACGGTGCGCGACTTTCTGGCCAGGGCAGGTGTCGAGGTGCTTTCGCTGACTGATAAGGACGCGGACACGGCAATCGCCGCATTTTCAAGATACGGTAAAGGCCGCGGCCACCCCGCTCAACTCAATCTGGGCGATTGTTTTGCCTATGCCATGGCGAAAAATCACCGGTGCGCTCTGCTCTATAAGGGAAACGACTTCGCCGAGACCGATGTGCGATCTGCCGCCGGCTCGCGCTAGCTAATGCTCCTCTGATCGCCGCAGCCCTCAATGCTGCATGCCGCCGGCCACCAACACGATCAGCACCACCAGCGCGGCCAGCGCCGCAATCAACAGCAGGACCGCCGCGAGCGCGCGCCACGCCGAGAAGCGATTCACCTCGCCGATGCATTTCATCTGCACGATGAAACCCCACAGCGTCAGCGCGAAGTTGAGCAGACCCAGCTCGATCGTCGAACCGGACATGACCGGAATCCTGCCGTGCCTGAACTCCGGCGGACTCAGCACGCCGAACAGGACCAGCAAGATGCTCGCGCTCGCCGCCGTGATGCCGGGGACGCTTGACCATGCCAGGGCAGCGCGCATCTCCACCAGCGAGGCGACCCCGCCCAGGATTCGGCAGGGTATCCGAACCAGCCACGCCCCGATGTAGATCCCGATTACTCCGAGGAAAGCGCCGAGCGCGACCCCGATCACTACCCGGATCGGAAAATACGCGCCGACCGAACCCGGATGAGAGAGCGCGCGAAACCATGCCAGCTCCAGTCTCTGCAATGCTCCGCTAACCATCGCCAGTCCGATCACGCTGCGAGTCGGATCGTCGTTGACGATCTCGCGTATCGTCTGGCGCGGCTCGACCCAGACTGAAAAGAGCGGCTCAATCGAACCCGGCATCGCCCCGCAGCTTATCGAAGTCACAAACCCGTAAGAAATCGCCCGCAACCTATCCGGGTCCTGTTCCGTCTTGATCGTGGAGCGGCTCTTTCATGGCCCCCCGGCGGGGATGGCGCGGACTTGTCCCCCAAACAGCGCGTGCCTCCCCGCTATCTTCCTTTCCGGTTCCGCGCCCGGGTTCCGCAAATCAGATCGATCGCCGAATCGGCGAATCGCTCCAGGCTCGCCCGCGAAGTCCCCGTGCGTGCCCTTATCGCCAGCGAATAGAGGGCCGCGGACGCCATCTTCGCCAGGGTCGCGGGATCGAGGCTGCGGGAAATCTCGCCGGCCTCGCGCGCCGCGCGCAGCCGCGCCTCGAATGCATCGTCAATCTCGTCAAGGCCCTCAGCCAGGTCCTTGCGCACCTGCGCATCGTTCACCGATTCGGTGACCGCGGTGCCAATCAGGAAACATCCGCGTTGCTTCGCGCTGCGCGGCAGGTAAAGGGCGAGCGCCGACTGGTAAACGCGATGCAACGCCTGCCGGATCGGCAGGTCGTAACGCAGCGCGTCCTTCATGCCATCGCGCGCGATGCGGCGGTAGCGATGGAGCAGAGTCCGGTAGAGCGTGTGCTTGTCGCCGAATGCTCCGTACAGGCTGGGCCGGTTCATCCCGGTCGCCGCGACCAGGTCGTCGAGCGAAGTTGCCGCGTAGCCCGCATTCCAGAACACCGCCATTGCCTGCGCCATCGCGGTTTCCGGATCGTAGGCGCGCGGCCGCCCCCGTTTGGAAGATGATTTTTGTACCATGTTGGACATAAATCCTTGACTCGTATTAATTTTATGCAGTACGGTACAAAAATCAATTCCCAGGAGGCTCTTCCATGGATCTTTATTTCTCTCCCTTGGCGTGCTCGATGGCCACGCGGATCGCGTTCTACGAGGCGGGAATCGATGGCGGCTTCGTGGCGGTCGACACGCGCGCGAAACGGACCGCCGACGGCGCCGATTTTCTCGCCGTGAATCACATGGGCCAGGTCCCCGTGCTGCGGACCGACCGCGGCGAGCTCGTGACCGAGAATCCCGTCGTTCTGCAATACGTGGCAGACCAGAAACCGGAATCAGGGCTGGCGCCGCGCGGCGGGATGGAACGTTACCGGCTTCAGCAGTGGCTCAACTTCGTCACCTCCGAGCTGCACAAGGTCGTGTTTGTTCCGCTGCTCGATCCCGCCATGCCCGAGGCGGGCAAGGCCTATGC is a genomic window containing:
- a CDS encoding ATP-dependent RecD-like DNA helicase, giving the protein MADSAQSEAHVEGTLDHVLYVNDENGYAVAVIKTYAEHGDTKSVTIVGNFAGLEIGSGIRARGRFEKHPRFGEQFKVEDFETLRPAGVFALERYLASEIHGVGPALARRIAEHFGEELREILDNTPERVREVAGVGRVVASRIVAAWKDSSGLRELTVFLRGHGIAAAHARRIHKRYGKDSLDVVRRDPYVLARTIHGIGFRTADVVAEKLGIPKNSIERARAAILYLLERMADEGHVYTAREYLEGQFQSALEMDADLVPRALEELAAAGDVVVEDADEYTAVYLARLHAAEENVTRRLRALTAGRPMSAQVAERALKKAAAAGGITLSSEQMRAVQTALSSAVTVITGGPGTGKTTILRSLLVALADAGLKPTLAAPTGRASRRLQDATGRDARTIHRLLEYSPETGGFVRGENFPLRTNYLIIDEASMMDVELASSLLSALVPNCSLVLVGDKDQLPSVGPGSVLKDVIASDLVPVVQLREVYRQARESRIVANAHGLNKGYFPDVSNDPEGDFFFFERASPDEVLATIKQLVGERLVGKFGIRGPADIQVLTPMNRGPLGTHALNRELQQLLNPAGRGIRAGDRDIREGDRVIQLRNDYEKAIFNGSIGKVLSVDTEKGKVGVAFEEGHADYDQSELDELGLGYAISVHKSQGSQYPAVIVPVHPSHYLMLRRNLLYTAITRAERVCVLVGTKPALQQAVRNQDERRRATRLAERLRIN
- a CDS encoding type II toxin-antitoxin system VapB family antitoxin encodes the protein MPLNIRNEKVNRLATKLAARKRLSKTEAVKLALENELRRSERDSLKQRIRPLQERVRAWPATGLEADKAFYDELEEEG
- a CDS encoding type II toxin-antitoxin system VapC family toxin, with the translated sequence MIFLDASAIVAILAEEAESDMLLDSLEQDLSRNTSPLAVFEAVAALARKRRVAVEQAEATVRDFLARAGVEVLSLTDKDADTAIAAFSRYGKGRGHPAQLNLGDCFAYAMAKNHRCALLYKGNDFAETDVRSAAGSR
- a CDS encoding Yip1 family protein, whose protein sequence is MPGSIEPLFSVWVEPRQTIREIVNDDPTRSVIGLAMVSGALQRLELAWFRALSHPGSVGAYFPIRVVIGVALGAFLGVIGIYIGAWLVRIPCRILGGVASLVEMRAALAWSSVPGITAASASILLVLFGVLSPPEFRHGRIPVMSGSTIELGLLNFALTLWGFIVQMKCIGEVNRFSAWRALAAVLLLIAALAALVVLIVLVAGGMQH
- a CDS encoding TetR/AcrR family transcriptional regulator, with product MAQAMAVFWNAGYAATSLDDLVAATGMNRPSLYGAFGDKHTLYRTLLHRYRRIARDGMKDALRYDLPIRQALHRVYQSALALYLPRSAKQRGCFLIGTAVTESVNDAQVRKDLAEGLDEIDDAFEARLRAAREAGEISRSLDPATLAKMASAALYSLAIRARTGTSRASLERFADSAIDLICGTRARNRKGR
- a CDS encoding glutathione binding-like protein — protein: MATRIAFYEAGIDGGFVAVDTRAKRTADGADFLAVNHMGQVPVLRTDRGELVTENPVVLQYVADQKPESGLAPRGGMERYRLQQWLNFVTSELHKVVFVPLLDPAMPEAGKAYARQKAEQRLAYLNTELEGREFLLDRFTIADAYLTTVLNWTKYTGIDLAKWPAVKNYMDRMYQRPSVVRALAEETRAYQEQEARRASR